The following proteins are co-located in the Escherichia fergusonii ATCC 35469 genome:
- a CDS encoding DUF2737 family protein, which produces MRGLAYNPGILPAEMIIRQRVKPMPSREELLKRNSFPSVNQNKYLNAMWRKGGNQ; this is translated from the coding sequence ATGAGAGGACTTGCATACAATCCCGGCATTCTTCCGGCAGAAATGATTATTCGCCAACGCGTAAAGCCAATGCCATCGAGAGAGGAATTGCTTAAGAGAAATTCTTTTCCATCAGTGAATCAAAACAAATATCTGAATGCGATGTGGCGCAAAGGAGGCAACCAGTGA